The window AATTCATATAATCCGGACTAGCCGAAATCATGAACGAACAACAAACAACAGCGTCTTTCCGAATTGCACGATTAGATACAACACCATTATCAATTCGATTTTGAATTAATTTCTTATAATCCACTTTTTCTTTGTCATGAATCAGATCATAATTCTGTTCCGTTCGTGCTTGAATAATATCTGAATTGGAATGACTTTCTTTTTCACGTTGATTATGTATTTGTAATCCTTTCACATCTCTCATCTTAAATTTTTGCATATGGCAAATCACGAACTTCGACATGGGCCTCGCTCCTTTTTTTCGGGGGTAGTTCCATGTAAACAGTAGCACACTACAGTTTACTGCGTAAACACGTGTGCCCTTCGGGACATTTCGGCTACCGCCGAGCCATAACAAGCATGGCAAAAAAAATCATGGGCTTTGCCCAAACCCACAAGGGAAACTCTTCCCCTTGACCCCTTTCAATCGAACTCCCCAACCCCTCAATCCTTGAGGGACTCCCTCGCCGGTTGGCATCCCCAAAACGGCTAACGTTTTGGAGTTCCAAGAGGGTTCTGGGCACAGTGGGTTCGTCCACTCCTTAATGCTCACTTCGTTCCGCTTACCGTTGGACAAACATCATACAACTACCTCTAACTTTTTACAGTTGACATCCATGTATTAAAAAGTCTCTTTTTATATTCACCACGACTACATAACATGTCCCGCTGCCATGCAATACATCCTCGCCAATCTTCCCTATTTTTTTCAGCTACTAACCAACTTTTCTTAAAAACTATTAACCCCAACAATGACAAAGCCATTCCCGCGTCCTCGTAAAATGTCCTCGCCAACCTTCAACATTTTTCAACTCGCCACCGATCTATGGGAATTTTCTTGTAGTGAAATGACTACTTCCTCTACAAACATAATTTTTTTTGTTTTACAGGAAGAGCTTCAACTATTCTCTATTTTTCAAACATCATCAAATCTATTGATACAATCATATTCTTTATGAGAACCACTGTCGGAACAGCCACAGAATAAAACGACAACTATTCCTAGAGCAATTCCAATATCGAATCCATAGAAAAATACACCTCAGAACGCTCAGAATCCATTCTAGGAACTTCTAGTTCCCTTAAGAAACCCAACATCCTAAAATACTTAAAAACGATTATAAGACCCTTAAAAAGCAAAAATAAAAAAAGAGCATAAGGAAACCGAATCCCACTTTGCAAAAAAAGTGGTGAAATAGGCTGTGCCTATTGGGTTTCTATCACTCTATTTTTAGGGATGTATTTCTACCGTTTGTATGCGACCTATATGCGTTTTTCGGCACTTTGTATGTGTCCCGTATGCGCCTATATGCGCTTGGTATGCGCTTAAAATTAAACCTAAAAAAACTGGGATGCGTTTTTTCGGGTTGTAGTTCGTTTTGAGACCGTTTAAAGATGGTTTGTGGGTCGTCTTGAGGCTTTTGTAGATCGTTTTGATGCCCTTTTAATAGTTACAGCAAATATAACAAGAAAAAAGTCCATTCTTTTGAAAAGAATGGACTTTTTTTGAAACGAGGAAAAATTAACTTGTAAACCATTTTACCTGTACATAACCAGTATAATACAAAATAAGAATAAGGGTTAGAATTTTCTGTTATTTAGACTAACATTATGTGTTAAATATTTTTTTTAGTAATTAAATAAGCTATGATAGCTGCTACTAACGCTAATGCTACAATAATTAAATTTTGGATTATATATCCTGTAAATGAGTAATCACTTTTAACAATCCATTGATAAATATTTAGAGATAGAAAAAGTGTTACCGGAAATAAAATAAAATACATTTGTTTTAAAATTGAACTTTTATCCATAAATTGCACACTTACCTCCATAATAAGCTAAAGTAGCCGCTAAACCTGCTACGCTACTTCCTATAAAGAATTTAACGCCTATTTTAGCCGCTTCTTTCCATAATTTTTTCTCAAGATAATATGCCAATCCACCATTAAATGCGGCTTGTACAGCATTTACTCCAAAAAAGTCATATAAAGCATCTTTCATGCAACTTGTAAAAGATAAACCAGCAATATCACTTTTATCTTTTTTAATTTGTTGTTTAAGTGCATCTAAACCAACATCATTCCCATATTTCGCTTCTATTTTATTAAAATCAAAATCAACAATTTCACCTTGATTATTATATATAGCGGCTTCTTCATGCATAAATTGAAACGCTTCTGCTAATTCATTAATGCTCTTTTCATCTTGACCAGAAACGAGAGACTGTTTCGTTTGTATTATATTGTTGTTATTTGTAGTTGCCGCAAAAACATTATTTGTCACAAATGCTACATTTCCTGCCAATATTCCTCCGACTAACAATACTGGAATCATTTTTTTATATGTTTTTCTCCAATTACTTCTCTCAATACTAATTTTTTTCATAAATTTCATCCCCTTAAGTTTATTATTCAAAATAGATAATAAACTTAATTTACATATAATTCAATATTTTGTTAATAATCCTAATATTTAGGTCGATTGCTAATTGTTGGAATTTGCTTTTAAATATCTTTTCCATGTGCATATTGTTGAATAATATCATTTTTTTCTTTAGCATCATGTGTTTGAATGGAATTATTGAATTGGGAAAAGAAAATACCTGTTGTACATGCTACCCCTATTAGTATCAGACTAAATTTTTTCATCATTTCAATGACTCCCTTTCTAATAAGTTTCTTTTAGCTTTGTAACTTTTATAAAAATATTCATTAGATTTATCCTTATTCTTTTCTTCATAAAATCTTATAGCCAATTCTTCAGTATAATCTTGTATGTATTTCCATAGATTTTGTTTTTCAAAATATGGAATCGCGTCTAACATGACTTTTTCTAATTGTTCAGTAGATAATTTATTGTTTAATGCTTGTAAAAATAAGAAATGAATTTTATATTCTTGGTTACAAACATTTAGCCCTTTTTCAATATATGTGTTTACTGTATTTGTTTGTTTTAACTTGTAATATTCTTGTGCTAATAAAAACATTGTTTTGTAATCGTCTTCTTGATTTTCAAAGGATTCAAGAAGATAACGGATTGCAAGTTCAGAAAGATTTTGATCTGCATATAAAAGACCTAAGTTATAACGTACGATTAAAGCTAATTTGTTTTCACTGTGTTTTTCAAATTTATTAATTGCGGAAAGCAAGTATTCTTCTGCAACAGAAAATTCCCTTAATGTAATACAAGCCATACCAAGTGTGTTTTCACATGCTCCGGTTTTAATCTCGTATCCTAGTTTCCCACTAAAAAAACTTTTGGCTTTGTTAGCATATTGAGTTGCTAATAAGGCTTGATGAGTATGATAATAGAAAGTTGCAACAGCATAATTAAATTCAGCTTTTTCTACTTCATCAGGAATTTCTTCTAGTAATTTTTCTGCTATATCATAATATTTTTGAGTTTCACTATAATTTCCTGTTTTCATTGCATGCATGCCTTTAAAGAAATGATAATAGTAATCTAAAAAATTATTTGTGTGTTCTTTTAATTGTTCGATTTTTTCTAAAGATTGTTCTCTATCTGCATAGTCGTTTGTAAGAATCTTGTATCTCAAATCAATAAGTGAATAATATAAAAGTAAATTTTGGTCTTCTTCTATGTTGTTAATTTCTTTTTCAATCTTTTGTTTTAATTGTTTTGCTTTAATAATGTGTTGCGCTCGAATTTCTTGATACCAATCATTTAATAATTTTGTAATTTGTTCGTTTCCTAGTTGAACATTCATAGAATCTTCTCCTTTTCCAAAATTATCTATATTTTATTTTCTATCATGTTATCATGCTATTGTATAAGACTAACTTTTCAACAGTTGATATATAAAGTTTTTAATATTCTGTATTTTTAAATAGTGTAGCACCTTCACTATTTAAAAATACTTAGTAACAAATAAAAAAAGAGCCCCCAAACAGGAACTCTTTTTCAATACTCATCAATTCCATCACTTTACTGCACTACTATCAATGAAATCACGAAGTATGCCAGTACCGCTCATCTTCCAAGGTGTTGACGCACCTAGCAAGACTATAATTTCATTTACCACATTCAAACCATATTCATACAATAACAAATAGAAATCAAAACTTTAAATACACATATAGCCCTACAAAAAAAACATATGTGAATATAACTCATTGTCGATTAGCAAAAATATGCTTTCATCATACACAAGCTATCTAAAGCTAAAATAGCCCCTAAATTATTTTGTCTCACTATCATCTCGAATATATTCAATTAAATCCAATAACTCAACATCCAACTTCTCACAGATCGTTATCAATGTATCTAATTTTAAAGAAGACACATTCTCATTGTGCCACAACTTATTAATAGAATTACGACTTACTCCCGTTATTCTCACCAAATCCGAAATATTATCTATATTCTTTTTCGCCATAATCATACGAATATTACTTACTACCTTCATTTTTCATACTCCTTTTCATTCAATGTACATACCATTTTACTTACAAGGATACTTTTATACAAATAAAACATAAATTAAATAATATTAAGGTTATTTTTTATATATTCACATTTAATATTAACCTTAAAAATAAAATATATTGTTTTATTATTTAATTTTATTTGTTTTAATTGAAATTTTAACCCCTTAGAGTTAAAATTAAATATATAACTTAAAATTTAATCTTTTAAAATGTATTTTTAACTCTAAAAAAACTAAGAGGAGATTATCATTTTGGCATTCCTAACAAATTACAAAGCAAACGGAAAAAGATACTTTTATGTAGAAAAATATGTTGGTAAAAAACCATATACTTGCAAACAAAGTGAACGTATTTATTCAATTGGAAACGAAAGAATCACATTAGAAAGGCTCACTTTATGGATTTTAGATAACAGTTTCATTCCAAACGAATTAATAAAGATCGGAATATCAATTAACGATATAGAGAACTGGAGAGAAAAAGTAGAAAACACCATAAAGAGATACTCTTTATAAATAAAACTAAAGAAAAAAGACTGATATTTTTTATCAGTCTTTTTTCTTTAACTATTTATATTTTTTCATCATAAAAGGGTTAGGTATTTTAATAATATATTTATATATTTAATAAAAGTTACGCGTGACTTTTTGATTTTTTCATTTGCGCACAAAAGCAAAAAGATTTTAAGAGTAAAAAGGATTAAAAATATACAGAAATCGCGAAATAAAAAATTCACAGAAACAACAATTTCAAACATAATCTAAACATCTTTTTATCACACAACTCGTTTGAAACGGTGCAACTTTTTAACGATATGAAATATCTATGAATTAAATATGCGAGCAAAGTTTTTTCGTTTTCAGTTCGTCATGAAGGTATTATATAAACTCCTTAATTTCGAAATACAGAATAACAAAGAAAAGAGAAAACAAAAATTCCGAAAATCGAAAAATCGAGATTTCCAATTTAACAAATTCCAAAATCAAATCCCACATAAAAAATCCAAAATCAGCCCCGAAAATTTAGAATTTCTCAAAACTATATTTTCAAAAAAATCATCAAAAAACGTGCGGTATTTTATCGTAATATATATTACTAAAAAAATTCATGCGCACACTTTAAGTTTTCACCTCGTACGTTAGTAAAACAAAATTAGTAGAACAAAATATATCTCGAAATAAACTTTAAAAATAAATTTACAAATTCACGAAATTTAAATTTAAGAAAAACTCCTTTTTGTTAAATCATAAAAAAACTTTTGAATGCTACTTGCTGCACTCAAAAATAGACTCAATAAAATAAGGGAACTGACTTGATATAACAGTCAGTTCCCTTATTAAAAATTTCTAACATTTGACTTTGCTTTTTTCACAAATCAACCAACTAAAACAATTCTTTATGACAAGTCTCACAAATTTGCATTCTACCTTCAGCATCACCAATAATTTTCGTTTTTTTAGATTGAATCTTGAAACAATAAAAACATAATTTTCTATTTACACCTTTATGATCAATTTTTTCATATTCATGAAACTTTTTACAACCAAGACAATAATAATATAAATCTCCCGCTACTTTCATACACTACGCCTCCACATCTACTTCATTAATTAAATGACCGTTATACTCTTGCTTCTCACTCTCAGATAACTCTTGATACTCTTGTTCAAATTTCATTAAATCCTTATTCCACATTGCGATTAATCTATAATAATATTCATTCTTGTCTGTACTCTTATACTTGTCCAATTCGCCATCTTCATATTTTTTCGCATAATCTTTTAATAATCCACCGTAAACAATTAATTGACGACCTTTTAATGCTAAATAGAACACGTCAAACACTTCTTGACTAACCGACATTTCATAGTCTTTCGCTGAATACTTCGCAACCTCCGCAACTGCATTTCCTTCTCGTATTAACTCTACTTTTTGAATATGTACTTGCGTAATCTCTGGCATATCTGTTACTTCTCGCCACATTTCTAACCATTCTTCTTGCTTAATATAAAGCTCTTTACGTTTAAAATAATTTTTATCAACACAAAGCAATACATGAAAATGAGGATTATATGTATCATAATTCGGGTTATGATCGTCTACTTTCAATCCACGAGAATCATAATATGCTTTTCTCTTTTTGTTGTTATACATTTCTTCAGTGATGAATCGTTCTTTATCATACGTCATTTCTAGCTTTCTAATATAACCCTTAATAGAACGTTGAATATTACGTCTATCAAATAACTTTTTAAAAGCTTTATTAAATCTATCAATCTCACTTTTCACCATATCAGCTTTAATATTTGGAGTCGTCAACGTTAAAAAAAGAAACTCTTTCTTTTCCTCAATCTTAATTGCTTCCATCATCGTTGCGATTTTCACCGCGTCCTTCCCTGCTTTCCTCCAAGCACAAATCGGACAAAATCGATTTTTACAATCATTCCCCTTTACTCGTTTCTTCTTCTTTTTATCCTTTGTAGCCAAAAATTCATTAAAGATACTGCACGATTTAAACAATTCTTTCCCGCTCTCACTCATTTTCTTCTTTATAAATTCGTAAATCTTGATATTCTGTTTCTTTTTAGGTTGTAATTTACCAGTGATTTCATCTTGATTTTTCTTTGCCATATTTGATATATTAGTCCTATCTGAAAAACATCAGAATTTCTAATTTCTGAATTTCATATTCGATATAAAAAAGGGTGTACGAATCCTTTTTTTGGACTTGCTCCTCTCGTGGTATTTATGATTTTTAATTCGACACTAAAAATGATAAATCTATCCGCCTGAAAAAGCAAGTCTTTTTTTTTACAAACCCTTGATACATAAGGGCTAAAAGAATACATAGGCATCAATTTCGTTGCCGAAATAGTTACCTATGTATTA of the Bacillus thuringiensis genome contains:
- a CDS encoding RapH N-terminal domain-containing protein, translating into MNVQLGNEQITKLLNDWYQEIRAQHIIKAKQLKQKIEKEINNIEEDQNLLLYYSLIDLRYKILTNDYADREQSLEKIEQLKEHTNNFLDYYYHFFKGMHAMKTGNYSETQKYYDIAEKLLEEIPDEVEKAEFNYAVATFYYHTHQALLATQYANKAKSFFSGKLGYEIKTGACENTLGMACITLREFSVAEEYLLSAINKFEKHSENKLALIVRYNLGLLYADQNLSELAIRYLLESFENQEDDYKTMFLLAQEYYKLKQTNTVNTYIEKGLNVCNQEYKIHFLFLQALNNKLSTEQLEKVMLDAIPYFEKQNLWKYIQDYTEELAIRFYEEKNKDKSNEYFYKSYKAKRNLLERESLK
- a CDS encoding helix-turn-helix domain-containing protein; this translates as MKVVSNIRMIMAKKNIDNISDLVRITGVSRNSINKLWHNENVSSLKLDTLITICEKLDVELLDLIEYIRDDSETK
- a CDS encoding protein rep; amino-acid sequence: MAKKNQDEITGKLQPKKKQNIKIYEFIKKKMSESGKELFKSCSIFNEFLATKDKKKKKRVKGNDCKNRFCPICAWRKAGKDAVKIATMMEAIKIEEKKEFLFLTLTTPNIKADMVKSEIDRFNKAFKKLFDRRNIQRSIKGYIRKLEMTYDKERFITEEMYNNKKRKAYYDSRGLKVDDHNPNYDTYNPHFHVLLCVDKNYFKRKELYIKQEEWLEMWREVTDMPEITQVHIQKVELIREGNAVAEVAKYSAKDYEMSVSQEVFDVFYLALKGRQLIVYGGLLKDYAKKYEDGELDKYKSTDKNEYYYRLIAMWNKDLMKFEQEYQELSESEKQEYNGHLINEVDVEA